The segment tgatactgttcatgtaaaatacatatctaaatctatatatctataggaatagatatgcaggaataggtatgtacagacatatatagaaacttgtatttaagaataaaacggacattatcctgtaagtgaagaacattgaaatgtgagatgtgtacagtaaatatatattaaaacacagaaatacagaaatatttaaacatgtatatgtatgtatctctatgtgaaagccattttcagtccttttttttctaacacctgagacctcaaatctttgagcccttataacttttattgcatttttttcagacagtgttattatgagtgtaactgtatttttaaatgtatttttgatgtattttgtgacaccttTTATTCGACcataactgttaaccagagctctgaagtcgctccATTAGCGGTGCCCCTTTAAGAATAACATGTACTTGTGTAAATAAGTAGTCAATTAAAACATTTGTATCATGACCCTGAAGTTGATACTGGTGCCTGAACGTTatactattttaatttattttcccaaTAATAAGTAGATTTGACAGTACAAATAATTAAAAGACAAACTGatctattaataaaataattaaaattattattggaCATATAGCCATTTAAGTagtcatatattttattatcaaaaaGCATGCAAATACTTTTTTGTAATTCACCATTTTAAGACACCTTGGATAGATCAATAGAATTAAAACACTTCACAAAACTTTGAGCATTCAGGCATCAAATGAGTGATCTAATATGTATCAAAGACAGAAAAGGGGATATGTAACACTTATAATAACTTTCTTAATCAACAGGTGTTTCAGCATCATGTATGTTAAGATCAGTTAACAGCTATGGAGTGTGCTCTAAATGTAATAGGTGTGAGAAAGGATCAAAGCATCCGATTGATATCAGTAGTTTATATAGTATGTGGTTATTTCTAACCAATGTGATATATTATGTACTTATTAGAATGTAATCAAATCAAAAACTGAAAAATCTTTTATACAttctataaaattattattgtattgGTAGGATATAATCacaatatttatagatagatatatagatatactaaAGATAAATTAGCAATAATGTATTTGATTATACTTGCATAACTGCAactgtgtgggtatgtatgtttaaaacatatatatgttttaacaaacacgcacacacacacatatatatatatatatatatatacatatatatatatatatatatatacacacacacatatatatatatatatactgtacatatatatatatacacacgcacacacctatatatatatatatatatatatatactgtatatatatatatatatatatatatacacacacacacacacacatatatttatatatacacacacagacacacatacagtatatatatatatatatatatatatatatatacacacatacacacacacacacacatatatatatatatatatatatatatatatatatatatatatgcactatagCAAACTAGTATTAAGAGAATGTATGTTAATTCacataatgttaaagggatacagcatataaatgttttacttttacagTCCTTCAGCACTGCTATTTGTGCTATTTACCTAACTCATTCAGCAAGGTAAGAGCAGTTTAAAAATATCCCTATGAATATCATGTTCCCTTTTGCTATGGTCAATTAGGCAAAAGGTATGTGCTCTGTGTACAATTTTGTAGGTTAAGGTAAATATAGCCATACTtatagagacatgaaacacaatttgttttcttgcatgattcagatagagaatacaattttacaaaaacgTCCAATTTACTTCTCTCATCAAATTTACTGATGCTATTATGTGttgaagatatctagataggtagtgtgcacatgtctggatcattacatgacaggaaatagtgctgtcatctagtattcttgctaatatataacactgATGCAAAACTGCTGATATAGAGCTGCAGGCTCatgcacacttctgaacttacTGCCCTGCTTTTTAGCaacggataacaagaaaatgaatacaatttgataatagaagtaaattgaaaaattgtttaaatgatatgttctatctgaatcataaaataaaaatttggggttttatgtcccattaaatatGATAAAGATATTCCAGCTTCTCTTGAGTTAAGTGGAAGAAGCatggtttccaatttattttacaacaaaaaaataaataaatcaatgtgcaatgttgttttattttcctgaagtgataATTTCCTatatagtctatctatctatctatctatctatctatctatctatctatctatcaactatctatttGTCTAATCACCCCTTATTTTCTAAGACTAATTATTTATTTCAATAATCTATTCTTCAGTTtgctatctcttctctctctctctctctctctctctctctctctatatatatatatatatatatatatatatatatatatatatatatatatatatattatatttatatatatatatatatatatatttatataacaaagaGAAATTGCACTCCTAGCTACCAAAAAAAtccaatgccctgggtgcagcaaacaggATAAACAAGCATGTAGAACAAGCGCATTCCAAGGGAACTTTAAACAATCACTTTTATTTAgttaacgttttcggacataatatagtccgtcttcagaccaaaagtgttttatatttatatatgtatattctctctctctctctctctctctctctctctctatatatatatatatatatatatatatatatatatatatatatatacatactctctctgtctctctctctctctctctctctctctctctctcactatctctctctctctctctctctctctctatatatatatatatatatatatatatatatatatatatatatttgtgtgtgcataattcataatacatttatttatattatattaactcAACAGTAAATGTTTATCTTAAATCCATAGTCAATAATCATTTATCTCATAATAATCTACACAAACAATGTTGATGTAGTTTATTATTTGGTAAATGGTTAATTCATTATAGATTTATTGCTATATAATTTGGGTTTCTGTATACACCAGTATAAATATGAGTATCTATGCTATGTTAATCTTTCCACTGATCATTTGCATATCAAGAAGAAAAGCTTAAAAGGGAATTAGCTTTGAAGATATTACCTTCTGATATAGGTGTCATTCAGATCAAAGGTTAAGGTGTGAAGAACCATGCAAGCCTACTGGTACACCCTATATAAGCTCAGGGAACCTTCATGGCTTCATTTCAGTTTAGATCTTCTGAGGAAGCAGACCCTTCTGTGCAAGATACAGCTGAACAGAGATGAATTTGCTTTGGATCACCCTTTGCAGCACCTTCTTCTCCCTTGTAAAGGGGCTCCCTACTCTTACAGAGAGAAAACCTGTTAGGATTCCTCTCCAAGCATCCTACATGGAACTGAGGGCTCCAACTACTTTTCATGCGAACAGACAATCCCAGAGTATGAAATATCCACTCTACATGATGCAGCTTTACAAGACCCTCATAATGGGAAATGATTTAAACCTACCTATTCTAGAACGTCCTGTCCTTCAGGAGTCTGATGCTGTTGTAAGCCTGATTGCAAAAGGTATGTACAATATTTAGATGATCATATTTCTAGAAGTTTCTAGTAATTAAGTATTAAACTATGGTTTAAATTCAATTGtttttttacaaacacacacacatatatatatatatatatacacacacacacacacacatatatatatatacacacacacatacatttatatatatatattatatatatatatacacacacacacacacatatatatatatatatatatatatacacatacatatatatacacacacataaatatatacattcacacgcatatatatatatatatatatatatatatatatatatatatatatataatgtgtgtgtttatatatctatgaTCTATGTTATTGtaagttttattatttaaagtttaaAAGCTTACTAAAATATGACAGCAAAatagtttcctttttttttcattttaactgTTACATATCTGTTGTACATGTCTCTACATAATATACACATTTAACAACATTTTTAGCAATGATATTTAATTGaaaatttagttttagttttttctaGATGTTTAACAAGTACAACTAAGAATATTCCCTGTTGTTTTGTAATTAATCTGTTATCTCAATCCAATATTATAATTTTGTGTCTTTTTAGGATTCACCCAAGTTGACAATCACTGGACACTTTCCTTCGATATGTCTTCAATATCAAGCAACACTGACCTGAAGTTGGCTGAACTAAGAATTCATCTGCCAGCATTTCAGAGTTCAACAGTTGCAACAGTGGACATTTACCATAGCAAGGACGGGGAGGGACGCGTTTTTCTAGGGTCATTTAACACCAACCCTTCTGCTACTCTGGGTTCCTGGAAAGTATTCAACCTCACCAAGATGCTACAATATTATCTTCACCAAGAAGAACATTTCCCTAATGGGGAATATATAAAGGCTGAAGACATGCCAGAGAAAAACCTAGCAACATTCAATGTAGCAGAAGTAAATGAGCAACAGAATACAGATTTCACCCATAACACTTACTTAGCTTCTGAGAAAGTTATGTTTGTTGTTTTTGCTAAGGACAAACACTCTGACAATCTCTCAGACTCTAACAGCCTTATTAAGATGGTCGAGACTTCCAAGTATGTCAGTGCAGAGAACCTTATATCAATATCTGTTGTTAGGAGACAAAGAAGAAACAGACTGGAGCAGCAACACAGCATCATGTTGAACAATATTTATTCTAGACCAGTGGATGGTGGGAAACCTCTGTGCAGAAGGGTGGATATGATTGTTGACTTTGAAAAGATTGGATGGGGTGACCAGATTATTTATCCCAAGAAATTCAATGCCTACAGGTGTGAGGGAGATTGTCCTATCCCACTGAATGAAGAGTTCAAACCTACAAACCACGCCTATATAAAGGTAAGATACATTTTCTGTGTATAATTGTAACATTTCTagataacaaatagaaaaatagttaaacaatttgtataaatatattttcctgGCTGTTTACTTTGTATGCTATAATGTTCCTTAATGGGACAtttaacccaaaaaaaattctttttttttaatttttttaattttttttttttttaggctttattCCACATTTACACATAATAATGTTTAACAAAAAGAACGATTATAGAACTTCCTCATAATTAATAAATCATATTTAACACATTTGATCATTATATGTTCTTTTCTCCTTTCTATATTAAATTAAAGTCCATAATAGTCCATCAAAAGACCCCTTCAGGTTCCCTGGGGTCTCTTGCTGTCCGAGAAATCATTTTCCTTAACAAAAAGGCAAGTTAATAATTCCATGTGTATGTAAAGCCTaacaaaaaatgagaaaaaaaaaatataacaaaggaAGATTATTCTCATGGATATAaccttatattattatttataacgtCTTCAGCAACAGATAATTTTTATAACTACTccaatataatacataaatatattcctcatattttaatttgtaaaagattttttatattataatacagGTCCAACTGATTCACTGATTGGTAATGTAGTTTCTCCATGGATATAGAATATTGTATTTGCGACTGCCATTCTATTATTGTTGGGGCTCTTTTCTGTTTCCATAGTCTCGGTATTGTCTGCTTTGCactatttaaaagtatatataatgcTTTATCATGTTCCATTGATAATTTTAAAGCATGCTTGTACAATAGGACTATTGTTGGCTCTAATGGGAGTTGTAttgataataatttatttatttctctaattATTAAAGAccaataatttaaatattattggacatgaccaccagatatgtatcAGTGTTCCTTTTcctccacactctctccaacattgTCCTGAAGAGTTAGGGAATATTGTTTTAATCCTAttaggtgttaaataccacctcatcaatAATTTATAATTTGTCTCCTGTATACTGGCTGATATTGAGGTTTTTGCATGACGTTGAAAAATTACCCTCCATTCTTGTGTTGTCGGTGGTACTACTAGTTTTCGTGACCAAGCTTTGGTATATGTTGGTAACTCTAAAGTTGTTGCTGTAATCAATAATTTATATATCAAAGATATTGTCCCCTTTACTAATTGATTTCCTGAACAGATTATTTCAAAGGGGGATCTTTGTCTAACTAATTctattctcttttttttctttcttggatcagatagagcattattttaagcaactttctaatttactcctataatcaaattttcttcattctcttggtatctttatttgaaaaaaaagaatgtaagtttagatgccagccaatttttgttgaacaacctgggttgtccttgctgattggacagtaccaataaaaaagtgctgtcctgaaccaaaattgtctggctccttagcttagatgccttctttttttaaataaagataccaagagaacgaagaaaaattgataataggagtaaattagaaagttgcttaaaattgcatgctctatatgtatcacaaaagaacaaatttgggttcagtgtccctttaagtttccaaatATTATGATTAGTACCAAATAGTTGATTCAATTTAATATATGTGATATTTAAATATCAAATTGTTGtatttgtcagaagaaaagaacATAAAGGCCGCTTTAGCTTGTTAATAATCAGATCTATGATCATGACAAACTTATGTATATACCATTATCTTTgtaagtaatacattttaaaaatataacactaacaattttcttttttttttctttttttacagagtcTACTCAAACTGTATGACAATGACCGTGCTGGATGTATTTCATGCGTCCCCATAAAGATGAGAGCCTTGTCTTTGCTACACTATGAAGATGAAAGAGCCGTTCTTAAACACCATGAGGACATGATTGTTGAAGAATGTGGATGCCGCTAAAGACATTACAGATGCCACAAACGATATTGTAAACCTAAGGACATTTCAATTCCTCTAAGGACATTGGTACACTGGTTTTACTTAAATGAGATTGTGATACCGCTAAAGGAAAAAGGCACGAAGGAAAATAGTGGATacaactattgacttttaaatgtatacatacatattaaatattatattgtaTACTGTAAAGGATTTTATTACTATAAGCTGGTTATATCACAACTAAGTGTTTCTATGCAATGCAATCTATTCATATTATAAAAGATTTAAATACTATAAGCTAATTTGTAATAAAAGGACTGAGTAAAGTATTATTTGTTAAATAATTTCAATCAATAGCTATACTTACAGttgagttttttttaataatggaaTTTATCCTGCACTAAATTCTGCATATTTTTTTCCATCCTAAAGGATGTATGGATGGTTGTACAAAGCTATGGGTATATCTGATTGTACAATACATTGATTCATATATtttgttaataattattttattttttacaacttgtCTATCTTAATTATTTTGACTAATAAATATATTCTACTATGTTAAATCCATATTGagtatttttttatgaaatatttttaatgttttgtccAATACCATATTTTATGTTTAGGCTGTAGATAGGTAATCATaacatatttagatagatagatagatagatagatagatgggcaaACCTCAATCTATTCTTTGCAAAAGGGGTGGAAATTATAAGGTTACTTTACCTTAGATTATCTTCCAGTTTAACATACATATAATTTTCTATCATAGAAATAAACACATTACATATTTTGCTTAGATTTTTAAGGtagttttatttttacagtatccTAGGTTACCTGATTTATTTGTACTTTGAATATatttctatcctttttttttttacaacatgtaaaatgttaatttcaaacatttaaagggacatgaaacctaaattttttctttcaagatttagaaagagagtacaattgtaaacaactttctaatttacttctgttatctaatttgcttaattctcttgatatactttgctgaaaagcatatctagataggctcagtggctgctgattggttgctgcacatagatgcctcgtgtgattggctcacacatgtgaattgctatttcttcagcaaacgatatctaaggaatgaagcaaattagataatacaagtaaattggaatgttgtttaaaattgtattctctacttgaatcatgagagaatttttttgggtttagtgtcactttaatatTTGACTCTTGTAAtcttatttaaagaataattttgATGTATCTGGCCTTTTAATGCCTTTACCCCCACagtgccttaaatgagaaataaaATTAATGGATCTGCAggaagttgttgaatgtattaagccagactgtgtgaatgaagatgatttgtatgaagaattttgttgtaccaaactgtataaaattgtaaaataaagtattgGTTCAATAACTACTATAAAATTTGTCAAGTCtccattattttctttaaaaaaagttgGCAAACCAAGTGGTTAATGCTACCTCTTACGTGCTCTTGCTGCCAGTCTCAGATATTTTAGCCAATGATTGGTCATACTCTTGTATAAACTTTATTGATATGTAAGCTAGTGTACGGTACACACCAGTCAGCAACTATCTAAACTTTGATTTGCACTAAGagcctttttaatatatataataaataaattatacatttttgatGGGGAGTATTGAAATGTTCATGCATTCTATATAAcaaaaattgaatgttacatttgatattcaAAATAAGTGGGCTATTTTAACCAGTGAATATACGTTTTTGAGTAAAATAATTATCAGTATTCAGTACatttgtattttggcctaggccaacaaaGCCTGTGTCTAGGGCAGCAATATTTGTGCGGGCACACATTTTGAAGGACAATAAACTCAGTAAATTCTGAAAAACGCTTATGATGCAAATATAAGGTAAAATGGGGGTATGCAAGGAGTTTGAGTGGGGATGGGGCACCATTTTAAGAATGCTGACCAGTCCGATTTATGAGTAAAGTCCATTTTCAGGTTTTGGATGTATTTTTAAGGGAGACCACATTTATCTACAGTAAAGTATGATGCAAATTTTGGGGAATTCAGAATTATCATATTttggttaaaatgtaataaaaggaccactaaaattaaataattaaaaaatgcataataaaagacaatacagaagtacttagtctgaatttcaaataagcagtagattttttctgacaaatgtatttattttccaatttgccggccccctgtatcatgtgacagccatcagccaaccacagactGGTATAAATAtgtgagattgtgcacatgctcagtaggagctggttcatcagaaagtttaaatataaaaagactttgcagaatttgataatgtaagtaaataggaaagtgcatgatctttcagaatcatgaaagtttattttgactttagtgtacctttaaatcatctattttatgtttttttagtatttGTTGCCATTTGTCAGCTTATTTCTTTTGTTACTTTGTTCAGAAGTGTGTTTAATGGTAAGGTGGATTTGCGCCCACCCAGTCTGCTGTCAGGTAGCCGTCAGTGTTAGgggatatacatactgtatattcagtTTAATCTGAAAATGCTGCTAAGGTTATGAAAAGTGCACCCAGTCCAGTATGTGAGTGTACTCAATTATACAGTTCAGTTGGCATTTTGTTCTGTTCCTCTATCTATCCTATGATGACTGTGATTATTTGTTCCTGAATCTCAAATAATTACTGTTTCCTCTTAGACTAAGTTCTATTGGATAAATGATAAATGATAAACATAGCttattacaatataacaaataaaatatattttttcctgttATACATTTTGGCTCACCTcaaaattgtaagcttttcaggaAAACACCCATGTATTGATTTTTATAAGTCTCATATATTTGTACCACTGTGTTTGATGTCATAGCATATAACAATTTGAAAGAAATAGAAATTGCATGTAAAGGACATCAATTTGCATTTTTCAACACCATCTTCTGGGAAATAAAGTTAGATGTTCCCAAACTTTTAAATATTTGAAACTGCAAtaagaacaaaacattttttttagatattatccATTTACAGAATGTAATATATGCCACAAAATAATACCTTTATTATTTACCAGGTTAGAATATATTCTGATATACTAGTTTGTCAGTAATCCATTCAAGGCTATGATTAATGACagtgatatacagtatattgtgagtCTTCATCTATGTCATCATCCTTGGTTCTCTTGTTAATAACTTTTTCCTCTTCTCCTACCACATTTTATatgaaatatctgataatgtcatgTCATTTAAAACAGTGTTTATCAGCAACTCTGGTACTTGCCTACATCATACAAATAATCTGACATTTCACCACTTTTCATTTTAAATTTGCAAAGCTTACTTTAGCAGGGCTGTCATGGGGCTCCATATATGAAGCAGTTTGGAAGCTCTGTCCTTAGCCTTTCCTGCAGCTCTCCAGGGCCTTATAAAGTTCCCAGATTGTTGTGTCCTACATAGACATGCCCTTGATCCACCCACTTTTTACCCAGGTCACCTCAACTCCTCCCACTCCAGTTTTTCACATGAGGTCATGTGACTTCACTCACAGCTTGTTGTAACTCCACCTGCCAATTTCCCTAATTAAGACACCATATCCTCATTGCAGATAGTATCCTCTAAATGGTGGTAGGTATGggaatgcaatataatttttattataaattttaatgtttaattttttagtgttagctttCACCTATCTTCTCCTTAACCTAACTTACAATCACCTATTATATTGTTCTAGTTCattacaataataattaaaaaaataattatatatatatttatatataatgaccaCTATCATATCCATAGCATTTAAAttctaaaacaaatatttttatttaatataagcaGGACTGCCTTTTATCTCACTTTCCTGTGAACACAACATAATTatcataaaaaaaactattatattcTGCAGTTAAGTCAAGTGGc is part of the Bombina bombina isolate aBomBom1 chromosome 6, aBomBom1.pri, whole genome shotgun sequence genome and harbors:
- the LOC128664612 gene encoding nodal homolog 2-A-like, giving the protein MNLLWITLCSTFFSLVKGLPTLTERKPVRIPLQASYMELRAPTTFHANRQSQSMKYPLYMMQLYKTLIMGNDLNLPILERPVLQESDAVVSLIAKGFTQVDNHWTLSFDMSSISSNTDLKLAELRIHLPAFQSSTVATVDIYHSKDGEGRVFLGSFNTNPSATLGSWKVFNLTKMLQYYLHQEEHFPNGEYIKAEDMPEKNLATFNVAEVNEQQNTDFTHNTYLASEKVMFVVFAKDKHSDNLSDSNSLIKMVETSKYVSAENLISISVVRRQRRNRLEQQHSIMLNNIYSRPVDGGKPLCRRVDMIVDFEKIGWGDQIIYPKKFNAYRCEGDCPIPLNEEFKPTNHAYIKSLLKLYDNDRAGCISCVPIKMRALSLLHYEDERAVLKHHEDMIVEECGCR